In Phyllostomus discolor isolate MPI-MPIP mPhyDis1 chromosome 2, mPhyDis1.pri.v3, whole genome shotgun sequence, the following are encoded in one genomic region:
- the LOC114515180 gene encoding actin-like protein 6A — MSGGVYGGDEVGALVFDIGSYTVRAGYAGEDCPKVDFPTAIGMVLERDDGSTLMEIDGDKGKQGGPTYYIDTNALRVPRENMEAISPLKNGMVEDWDSFQAILDHTYKMHVKSEPSLHPVLMSEAPWNTRAKREKLTELMFEHYNIPAFFLCKTAVLTAFANGRSTGLILDSGATHTTAIPVHDGYVLQQGIVKSPLAGDFITMQCRELFQEMNIELIPPYMIASKEPVREGSPANWKKKEKLPPVTRSWHNYMCNVSNHYPLFERVIACKS, encoded by the exons ATGAGCGGCGGTGTGTACGGAGGAG ATGAAGTTGGAGCCCTTGTTTTTGACATTGGATCCTATACTGTGAGAGCTGGTTATGCTGGTGAGGACTGTCCCAAG GTGGATTTCCCCACCGCTATTGGCATGGTGTTAGAGAGAGATGATGGAAGCACGTTGATGGAAATAGATGGTGATAAAGGCAAACAAGGTGGTCCCACCTATTACATAGATACTAATGCCCTGCGTGTTCCCAGGGAGAATATGGAGGCCATTTCACCACTGAAAAACGGGATGG TTGAGGACTGGGATAGTTTCCAGGCTATTTTGGATCACACCTACAAGATGCACGTCAAATCAGAGCCCAGCCTGCATCCTGTCCTCATGTCAGAAGCACCG TGGAACACCAGAGCCAAGAGAGAGAAACTGACAGAGTTGATGTTTGAACACTACAACATCCCCGCGTTCTTCCTTTGCAAAACTGCAGTTTTGACTGC ATTTGCTAATGGGCGCTCTACTGGGCTTATTTTGGACAGTGGAGCCACTCATACCACTGCAATTCCAGTCCACGATGGCTACGTCCTTCAGCAAG GTATCGTGAAATCCCCCCTTGCTGGAGATTTTATTACTATGCAATGCAGAGAACTCTTCCAGGAAATGAATATAGAACTCATTCCTCCATATATGATTGCTTCAAAA GAACCTGTGCGTGAAGGATCTCcagcaaactggaaaaaaaaagagaagttgcCACCGGTTACAAGATCTTGGCATAATTATATGTGTAACGTAAGTAACCATTATCCTCTTTTTGAAAGAGTTATAGCCTGTAAGTCTTAG